The Leucobacter rhizosphaerae genome includes a region encoding these proteins:
- the mftD gene encoding pre-mycofactocin synthase MftD (MftD, an enzyme found in the mycofactocin biosynthesis locus, performs an oxidative deamination of 3-amino-5-[(p-hydroxyphenyl)methyl]-4,4-dimethyl-2-pyrrolidinone (AHDP). The resulting compound, now called pre-mycofactocin (PMFT), is a biologically active redox cofactor that can oxidize the non-exchangeable NADH of TIGR03971 family SDR-type oxidoreductases.) encodes MKTRVPFKNLAEAERMAQRRLPKPVWLAIKAGNEQGLTPADNEQAFRELGFSPTIFDRPTTFDMRTRILGADLDFPVIVSPVGAQAVHPGGEVAAARAAERHGTAMGLSSWATDPLADLLEVNSNVFFQLYWVGTKEQIEKRVLDAKEQGAKALIVTLDWSHTPRRDWGVPPAPPSKIDLKTMMQFGPSMLARPRYLSNFLRNGRIPDVKVPNLWGRDKTDIPTFGVGWAEFERTPAPTWDDIKWIRDLWGGQFMVKGINTIRDAKLAVDLGADAISVSNHGGNNIDGSPSPLRYLPYIVDAVGDQIDVMADGGVRRGSDVVKTLALGAKAVFVGRAYLYGLAVSGEEGVYQVLDILRNGIRETMFGIGKSSIHDLSRDDLMVMNSDFFVPPTQ; translated from the coding sequence ATGAAGACTCGAGTCCCGTTCAAGAACCTCGCGGAAGCGGAGCGGATGGCGCAGCGCCGGCTGCCGAAGCCGGTCTGGCTGGCGATCAAAGCGGGGAACGAGCAGGGACTGACGCCTGCCGACAACGAGCAGGCGTTCCGCGAACTCGGGTTCTCACCGACGATCTTCGATCGCCCCACGACCTTCGACATGCGCACCCGGATCCTCGGCGCGGACCTCGACTTCCCGGTCATCGTCTCGCCGGTGGGTGCGCAGGCCGTGCACCCCGGCGGAGAGGTCGCCGCGGCCCGCGCCGCCGAGCGGCACGGCACCGCGATGGGCCTGAGCTCCTGGGCGACCGATCCGCTCGCCGATCTGCTCGAGGTGAACTCGAACGTCTTCTTCCAGCTCTACTGGGTGGGGACGAAGGAGCAGATCGAGAAGCGGGTGCTCGACGCGAAGGAGCAGGGGGCGAAGGCCCTCATCGTGACGCTCGACTGGTCGCACACCCCGCGCCGTGACTGGGGAGTGCCCCCGGCGCCGCCGTCGAAGATCGACCTCAAGACGATGATGCAGTTCGGGCCGTCGATGCTCGCCCGCCCGCGCTACCTCTCGAACTTCCTCCGCAACGGCCGGATCCCGGACGTGAAGGTACCGAACCTGTGGGGTCGCGACAAGACGGACATCCCCACGTTCGGGGTGGGCTGGGCGGAGTTCGAACGGACGCCCGCCCCGACCTGGGACGACATCAAGTGGATCCGTGATCTCTGGGGCGGACAGTTCATGGTGAAGGGGATCAACACGATTCGCGACGCCAAACTGGCGGTCGACCTCGGTGCCGACGCCATCTCCGTCTCGAACCACGGCGGAAACAACATTGACGGCAGCCCGTCGCCGCTGCGCTATCTCCCCTACATCGTGGACGCCGTGGGCGACCAGATCGACGTGATGGCCGACGGCGGTGTGCGCCGCGGATCCGATGTCGTGAAGACCCTCGCCCTCGGTGCCAAGGCGGTGTTCGTCGGTCGGGCGTACCTGTACGGCCTCGCGGTGTCGGGCGAGGAGGGCGTGTACCAGGTGCTCGATATTCTCCGGAACGGCATCCGCGAGACGATGTTCGGCATCGGCAAGAGCTCGATCCACGACCTCAGTCGCGACGACTTGATGGTGATGAACAGCGACTTCTTCGTCCCGCCGACGCAGTAG
- a CDS encoding aminotransferase class I/II-fold pyridoxal phosphate-dependent enzyme → MPPTEFRRPTPAQDETPYATALDAHARRDTLNLMVPGHGATTDGLAAELAEFCGERALAMDIPPLIDGIDVGPASPLVQATRLAAHAWGARRTWFLANGASQANRMATLAVASLGMGGTVVAQRSAHSSFIDGVLIGDLTPRFVLPSIDQDRGINHGVTAEALDAELRAARADRAEVAAVYIISPSYFGAVADIPALARVAHEHGVPLIVDGAWGSHFGFHPELPESPTRLGADLTVSSTHKLGGSLTQSAMLHLSDGPYADALEPLLERAYMLTQSTSASALLLGSLDVARHALTQGTDAIGATIAHLSAFRERLRADGRFPIISDGFGAFPDIVAHDPLRVSIDVASTGLTGHRVRDLLGSEFGIFLEISTVHAIVVFVGPGKLPDLTRLERALGAIADRAAAASDATAAAAAEHGAPLAIPELPSPGPLSMRPRSAYFARHETVDAAEAIGRISADSLAAYPPGIPNVIPGEEITAATVGFLQAVAASPIGYVRGALDAAVSRFRVVARSDDDGV, encoded by the coding sequence ATGCCGCCCACAGAATTCCGCCGCCCCACCCCTGCCCAGGACGAGACCCCCTACGCCACCGCCCTCGACGCCCATGCGCGCCGGGACACCCTCAACCTCATGGTCCCGGGTCACGGCGCCACGACCGACGGGCTCGCGGCCGAACTCGCCGAGTTCTGCGGCGAGCGCGCGCTCGCCATGGACATCCCGCCACTGATCGACGGCATCGACGTCGGCCCGGCGTCCCCCCTGGTGCAGGCGACGCGCCTCGCCGCACATGCGTGGGGCGCACGGCGCACCTGGTTCCTCGCGAACGGCGCATCCCAGGCGAATCGCATGGCGACGCTCGCGGTGGCCAGCCTCGGCATGGGCGGCACCGTCGTCGCGCAGCGGAGCGCGCATTCGAGCTTCATCGACGGCGTGCTCATCGGAGATCTCACGCCCCGGTTCGTGCTGCCGAGCATCGATCAGGACCGCGGGATCAACCACGGCGTCACCGCTGAGGCGCTCGACGCCGAGCTCCGTGCCGCTCGGGCCGATCGTGCGGAGGTCGCCGCGGTCTACATCATCTCTCCCAGCTACTTCGGGGCCGTCGCAGACATCCCAGCGCTCGCCCGAGTCGCGCACGAGCACGGCGTCCCCTTGATCGTCGACGGGGCCTGGGGATCGCACTTCGGCTTTCACCCGGAGCTGCCCGAGTCGCCCACGCGACTGGGGGCCGACCTCACCGTCTCCAGCACGCACAAACTCGGCGGGAGTCTGACGCAGTCGGCCATGCTGCACCTCTCCGACGGTCCCTACGCCGACGCTCTCGAACCGCTGCTCGAGCGCGCCTACATGCTCACCCAGTCGACGAGCGCGAGCGCGCTTCTGCTCGGCTCCCTGGACGTGGCGCGGCACGCCCTGACGCAGGGCACCGACGCTATCGGCGCCACGATCGCGCACCTCTCGGCGTTCCGGGAGCGCCTCCGCGCGGACGGCCGGTTCCCGATCATCTCGGACGGCTTCGGCGCCTTCCCGGACATCGTCGCGCACGATCCCCTGCGTGTCTCCATCGACGTCGCGAGCACCGGGCTCACCGGCCACCGGGTGCGCGACCTCCTCGGCTCCGAGTTCGGCATCTTCCTCGAGATCTCGACCGTGCACGCGATCGTGGTCTTCGTCGGGCCCGGCAAACTCCCCGACCTCACGCGGCTCGAGCGGGCGCTCGGCGCCATCGCAGACCGCGCTGCGGCCGCGTCCGACGCGACAGCGGCGGCGGCAGCGGAGCACGGGGCACCCCTCGCCATTCCCGAGCTGCCGTCGCCCGGGCCACTGTCCATGCGCCCGCGCAGTGCCTACTTCGCGCGCCACGAGACCGTCGATGCGGCCGAGGCCATCGGCCGCATCTCGGCGGACTCCCTGGCGGCGTATCCTCCGGGGATCCCGAACGTCATTCCCGGCGAGGAGATCACGGCGGCCACCGTCGGGTTCCTGCAGGCCGTGGCGGCCTCGCCGATCGGTTACGTGCGCGGAGCACTCGACGCGGCGGTGTCCCGCTTCCGCGTCGTCGCCCGCTCCGACGACGACGGGGTCTGA
- a CDS encoding DUF6941 family protein → MKIAAAFLADAANVREGTLGVLSGFINTINRDTYPAPLGATLVVVVEYDENEARRGDPERTFRARCEPSVGGAEVFSLEGTFSLGGGNDSFGYIPMVFALADAQVPMPGSYRIIFEGTGLARVDVRFYANATSLPDFDE, encoded by the coding sequence GTGAAGATCGCCGCAGCATTCCTGGCCGACGCCGCGAACGTCCGCGAGGGCACCCTCGGGGTGCTCTCGGGCTTCATCAATACGATCAATCGTGACACCTACCCCGCCCCGCTCGGCGCCACGCTCGTGGTCGTCGTGGAGTACGACGAGAACGAGGCGCGGCGGGGCGATCCCGAGCGCACCTTCCGCGCCCGCTGCGAGCCCTCCGTCGGCGGCGCCGAGGTCTTCAGCCTCGAGGGCACGTTCAGCCTCGGCGGGGGCAATGACAGCTTCGGGTACATCCCGATGGTGTTCGCCCTCGCCGACGCGCAGGTGCCGATGCCCGGCAGCTACCGGATCATCTTCGAGGGCACCGGGCTCGCGCGGGTCGACGTGCGCTTCTACGCGAATGCGACCTCCCTGCCCGACTTCGACGAGTGA